A genomic region of Ovis canadensis isolate MfBH-ARS-UI-01 breed Bighorn chromosome 9, ARS-UI_OviCan_v2, whole genome shotgun sequence contains the following coding sequences:
- the LOC138446255 gene encoding large ribosomal subunit protein eL39-like, protein MRLKSSHKTFRIKRFMAKKQKQNCPNAPTDWMIMYNRIRYSSKRRHWRRTELGL, encoded by the coding sequence TCTTCTCATAAGACTTTCAGGATCAAGCGATTCATGgccaagaaacaaaagcagaactGTCCGAACGCCCCAACGGATTGGATGATAATGTATAACAGAATCAGGTACAGCTCcaagaggagacactggagaAGAACCGAGCTGGGTCTGTAA